A single region of the Anaerococcus urinomassiliensis genome encodes:
- a CDS encoding nicotinamide-nucleotide amidohydrolase family protein, whose product MDAQIFSIGTEILLGNIVDTNSKFIAEKLRELGINLYKMETIGDNFNRLVDAFKNCDGTVDFVIASGGLGPTPDDLTKEAIIEALGLESEIHEESYNALIEYFNGSKKKADENIKQAMFPKEAIVLKNPAGTAPGGIFTSKKGTKYIIMPGPPNEMELMFTNELMKHLPRDAYMKSVFAQIALLGEWEMAQKIDLDREKPTISPYITNEGPVLRITAKDKCEEEVDKQIRKGIEIVKENLSTYLITCDDMTKEEVLINLLKDKGEYISTAESITGGLIASSIIDIPGASDVLKESYIVYSNQAKEKLLNVSCETIKKYDVVSEEVLVQMLDGLYQMSQSELCIATTGYAHKGQVYLGILYKGKKYTKHLQLNGDRNRVRLRTKNHAIDMAILIMRGVYESNISI is encoded by the coding sequence ATGGATGCACAAATTTTTTCTATAGGGACAGAAATATTATTGGGAAACATAGTAGATACTAATTCAAAATTCATAGCTGAAAAATTGAGAGAATTAGGAATCAATTTATACAAGATGGAAACAATTGGTGATAATTTCAACAGACTTGTAGATGCCTTTAAAAATTGTGATGGCACGGTGGATTTTGTTATTGCAAGTGGAGGACTTGGACCAACACCAGATGATTTGACCAAGGAAGCTATTATAGAAGCACTGGGATTAGAGTCTGAAATCCACGAAGAATCATATAATGCTTTAATAGAATATTTTAATGGTAGTAAGAAAAAGGCCGATGAGAATATCAAGCAAGCAATGTTTCCAAAAGAAGCTATAGTCTTAAAAAACCCTGCTGGTACAGCTCCTGGAGGAATTTTCACTTCAAAAAAAGGTACAAAATATATAATTATGCCAGGTCCACCAAATGAAATGGAACTTATGTTTACTAATGAGCTTATGAAACATTTACCACGTGATGCTTATATGAAGTCAGTATTTGCACAGATTGCGCTCTTAGGTGAATGGGAAATGGCCCAGAAGATTGATCTTGATAGAGAAAAGCCAACCATTAGCCCATATATAACTAATGAAGGACCAGTATTAAGAATCACTGCCAAAGATAAGTGCGAAGAAGAAGTTGATAAGCAGATTAGAAAAGGTATTGAGATTGTAAAAGAGAATCTTTCAACATACCTAATAACCTGTGATGATATGACCAAAGAAGAAGTACTAATTAATTTACTTAAAGACAAAGGTGAATACATATCGACAGCAGAATCTATTACAGGTGGACTCATTGCTTCGTCAATAATTGATATACCTGGTGCAAGTGATGTTCTTAAAGAATCATATATAGTATATTCTAACCAAGCAAAAGAAAAACTATTAAATGTTTCATGTGAAACAATTAAGAAGTATGATGTAGTGAGTGAAGAAGTTTTAGTCCAAATGTTAGATGGCCTATACCAAATGAGTCAAAGCGAGCTTTGTATTGCCACTACAGGATATGCCCACAAAGGCCAAGTGTATTTAGGCATATTATATAAAGGTAAGAAGTATACAAAGCACTTACAGCTTAATGGTGATAGAAACAGAGTAAGACTTAGAACAAAAAATCATGCTATAGATATGGCAATATTAATTATGAGAGGTGTATATGAAAGTAATATCAGTATTTAA